One window of the Triticum dicoccoides isolate Atlit2015 ecotype Zavitan chromosome 3B, WEW_v2.0, whole genome shotgun sequence genome contains the following:
- the LOC119275927 gene encoding uncharacterized protein LOC119275927, whose product MERPPSRRRFVYFEGCHPQRGTRAWCVDVANPFSFLTTMCSSPMPVANPVLTRTTQSGPCCVFIGKTRMWVRLQFITTPLTEFDHSEKGDALYAMEFGSCSRKDGEQEAAQPAH is encoded by the exons ATGGAAAGACCTCCAAGCCGCCGCCGATTCGTGTACTTCGAGGGCTGCCACCCACAACGAGGAACACGAGCGTGGTGCGTCGACGTGGCAAACCCGTTCTCCTTCCTCACTACCATGTGCAGTTCGCCGATGCCCGTCGCTAACCCAGTCCTTACGCGAACGACACAATCTGGACCCTG TTGTGTTTTCATCGGAAAAACAAGGATGTGGGTCAGACTCCAGTTCATCACGACTCCATTAACGGAGTTTGACCACTCTGAAAAAGGTGATGCTCTGTATG CAATGGAGTTTGGCTCTTGCTCTCGAAaagatggtgaacaagaagctgccCAACCTGCACACT AG
- the LOC119281251 gene encoding uncharacterized protein LOC119281251 isoform X1 — MIFLGEGGRVVAELVDTSVHRDAGGGYANGVRRALVLSEKLEIERGRGENRATREGKGPRGHPHLLGEEVDLVEASPTRSRRTHSQVVRPPSPIVSHLGSPPSSDASAVNNKRLHALLEVVLRLNLNFPSDFQKNPNPIALKVVEGFRHKGGL, encoded by the exons ATGATCTTCCTCGGAGAGGGCGGgcgagtcgtggcggagctcgtggacacgtcgGTGCACCGAGATGCTGGCGGTGGGTACGCTAATGGCGTGAGGCGTGCACTGGTGCTCTCGGAGAAGCTTGAGATCGAGCGAGGCAGAGGGGAAAACAGAGCCACGAGAGAGGGGAAAGGACCACGGGGTCATCCTCATCTCCTGGGCGAGGAGGTGGACTTGGTGGAGGCTTCGCCAACGCGAAGCAGGAGGACGCACTCTCAGGTCGTGCGGCCACCTTCTCCTATTGTTTCTCATCTCGGTTCCCCGCCGTCCAGTGATGCTTCAGCCGTCAACAACAAACGACTGCATGCACTCTTAGAG GTTGTATTGAGACTGAACCTCAACTTCCCAAGTGATTTTCAAAAGAACCCAAATCCTATCGCACTGAAGGTTGTCGAGGGTTTCAGACACAAAGGAGGCTTATAG
- the LOC119281251 gene encoding uncharacterized protein LOC119281251 isoform X2: protein MIFLGEGGRVVAELVDTSVHRDAGGGYANGVRRALVLSEKLEIERGRGENRATREGKGPRGHPHLLGEEVDLVEASPTRSRRTHSQVVRPPSPIVSHLGSPPSSDASAVNNKRLHALLEVVLRLNLNSPSDLCCRLY from the exons ATGATCTTCCTCGGAGAGGGCGGgcgagtcgtggcggagctcgtggacacgtcgGTGCACCGAGATGCTGGCGGTGGGTACGCTAATGGCGTGAGGCGTGCACTGGTGCTCTCGGAGAAGCTTGAGATCGAGCGAGGCAGAGGGGAAAACAGAGCCACGAGAGAGGGGAAAGGACCACGGGGTCATCCTCATCTCCTGGGCGAGGAGGTGGACTTGGTGGAGGCTTCGCCAACGCGAAGCAGGAGGACGCACTCTCAGGTCGTGCGGCCACCTTCTCCTATTGTTTCTCATCTCGGTTCCCCGCCGTCCAGTGATGCTTCAGCCGTCAACAACAAACGACTGCATGCACTCTTAGAG GTTGTGTTGAGACTGAACCTCAACTCCCCAAGTGATTTGTGTTGCAGGTTGTATTGA